From a region of the Triticum aestivum cultivar Chinese Spring chromosome 7D, IWGSC CS RefSeq v2.1, whole genome shotgun sequence genome:
- the LOC123168660 gene encoding uncharacterized protein: MAGGGVDRLSSLSNDLLRRILHFTPLKEAASTTALSRRWREPLWLSSAAINLETGVAEKKKHRQRQGHEHNNAHARFFSGSDDLVSAATGALNAADVPVTRLTLITWFPDYAEVASCYKDLVEVVLSHPAAHRVEELLLVAKDPYGNPYNRKVFNCTVTLDSLQMGTLRILELTNCSGVLVNHTEAVLPRLSSLRLSHCTQQLGSLQRVIDAAPSLTAVRLESVFITHEEAIEATWRHLRCPATTVLVLDTCEWEVTIGPHRHGWFFEKTVDRLKIDAMRLRRFSYKGPLRSYSFSPQPLEFEQVDLEFFEQGYYRVKDPKWDLETFWRFTRNFTSTKEMRLKVNHLEDITVLSEARQVELLPAFRRLQRLEFQGAHWTNDKTAAVTTILNLLHCCPVLTTAKYEEEDASNKQGAQKHKRTTRNEILMAAMVGPRYLFQCLQSSLRRVDLQFQLEKKDCLGVKLIKTFAENAMVLEEIRIDSGDEKLCEHMNPRIAKWNSSRKVFGATSFVVLPLKM, translated from the coding sequence ATGGCCGGCGGTGGCGTGGACCGGCTGTCCTCGCTGTCCAACGACCTCCTCCGCCGCATCCTCCACTTCACCCCACTCAAGGAGGCTGCCTCCACAACCGCGCTCTCCCGGCGTTGGCGAGAGCCGCTCTGGCTCTCCTCGGCCGCCATAAACCTCGAGACGGGCGTCGCCGAGAAAAAGAAACACCGCCAACGACAAGGGCACGAGCACAACAACGCGCACGCCCGCTTCTTCTCCGGGAGCGACGACTTGGTCTCTGCGGCCACGGGGGCGCTCAACGCGGCCGACGTCCCCGTCACGAGGCTCACTTTAATCACCTGGTTCCCAGACTATGCCGAGGTCGCATCGTGCTACAAAGACTTGGTGGAGGTCGTGCTCTCCCACCCGGCGGCGCACCGCGTCGAGGAGCTCCTGCTCGTCGCCAAAGATCCTTACGGCAACCCCTATAATCGGAAGGTATTCAACTGCACAGTCACCCTTGACTCCCTTCAGATGGGGACACTGCGGATCCTAGAACTCACCAACTGCAGCGGAGTACTAGTCAACCACACGGAGGCCGTGCTCCCACGGCTCTCCTCCCTAAGGCTGAGCCATTGCACCCAGCAACTAGGATCCCTCCAACGCGTTATTGACGCGGCGCCGTCGCTCACTGCCGTCCGACTCGAGTCTGTCTTCATAACACACGAGGAAGCCATAGAAGCCACATGGCGCCACCTCCGATGCCCCGCCACCACCGTGCTTGTGCTTGACACTTGTGAGTGGGAGGTGACGATAGGGCCCCATAGGCACGGCTGGTTCTTTGAGAAGACCGTCGATCGATTGAAGATCGACGCGATGAGGCTGCGCCGCTTTAGCTACAAGGGGCCACTCCGCTCCTACTCATTCAGTCCACAGCCTCTCGAGTTTGAACAAGTGGATCTGGAATTTTTCGAGCAAGGCTACTACAGGGTAAAGGATCCAAAATGGGACTTAGAAACTTTCTGGCGATTCACTCGGAACTTCACTAGCACCAAGGAGATGAGGCTGAAGGTGAACCACCTTGAGGATATCACCGTCCTCAGTGAGGCAAGGCAGGTCGAGCTCCTGCCGGCATTCCGCCGCCTCCAGCGTCTCGAGTTTCAAGGAGCACATTGGACCAATGACAAGACTGCAGCAGTGACGACCATCTTGAACCTGCTCCACTGCTGTCCTGTGCTCACTACCGCAAAGTACGAGGAGGAGGATGCATCGAATAAACAAGGGGCACAGAAACATAAACGAACTACTCGGAATGAAATTTTGATGGCTGCGATGGTAGGTCCGCGCTACTTATTCCAATGCTTGCAGAGCTCTCTGAGGAGAGTGGACTTACAGTTCCAGCTAGAGAAGAAGGACTGTCTTGGTGTCAAGCTGATAAAAACTTTTGCCGAGAATGCGATGGTTCTTGAAGAAATACGTATTGACAGTGGAGACGAAAAGTTGTGTGAGCACATGAATCCTAGGATTGCAAAGTGGAACTCGAGTAGGAAAGTGTTCGGGGCGACAAGTTTTGTGGTCTTACCTCTTAAGATGTGA